A region from the Sorex araneus isolate mSorAra2 chromosome 6, mSorAra2.pri, whole genome shotgun sequence genome encodes:
- the LOC129405727 gene encoding putative uncharacterized protein DDB_G0290521 isoform X2 has translation MSPGHTHAHRLPSPACISQTHTHAHRHPAPRASPRHTPTHTFFPAPRAYPRDTPTHTVLPAPRASPRHTPTHTVFPIPRASPRHTPTHTVIQPRATISQRHTHAHRHPAPRASPGHTPTHTVFPAPRASPGHTPTHSLPSPTRKPSLGADEPPSVGEPRKLHSPASSELDQGRSGEGRLERPFFAFRPSREWKFPSCDSGQHPQCRVSGGPSLPAWAPITARQPELLRKASSQELILEFDFDIRN, from the coding sequence ATGTCCCCGGGACACACCCACGCACACCGTCTTCCCAGCCCCGCGTGCATCTCCCAGacacacacccacgcacaccGTCATCCTGCCCCGCGCGCATCTCCCCGGCACACACCCACGCACACCTTCTTCCCAGCCCCGCGCGCATATCCCCGGGACACACCCACGCACACCGTCTTGCCAGCCCCGCGCGCATCTCCCAGacacacacccacgcacaccGTCTTCCCAATCCCGCGCGCATCTCCCCGGCACACACCCACGCACACCGTCATCCAGCCCCGCGCGACCATCTCCCAGAGACACACCCACGCACACCGTCATCCAGCCCCGCGCGCATCTCCCGGGCACACACCCACGCACACCGTCTTCCCAGCCCCGCGCGCATCTCCCGGGCACACACCCACGCACAGTCTTCCCAGCCCCACGCGCAAGCCAAGCCTGGGCGCGGACGAGCCTCCGAGTGTCGGAGAGCCGCGAAAGCTCCACTCACCCGCCTCTTCCGAGCTGGATCAGGGGAGGAGCGGcgaggggaggctggagagacccTTCTTTGCTTTTCGCCCTTCCAGAGAGTGGAAATTTCCGTCGTGTGATAGCGGGCAGCATCCCCAGTGTCGCGTTTCTGGCGGACCCTCCCTTCCAGCCTGGGCACCAATCACAGCGAGGCAACCTGAGCTGCTCAGGAAAGCATCCTCCCAG